A genomic region of Phragmites australis chromosome 2, lpPhrAust1.1, whole genome shotgun sequence contains the following coding sequences:
- the LOC133906444 gene encoding F-box/FBD/LRR-repeat protein At3g26920-like, which yields MEQTQPEAKRARPPSPQAQAGEPEEDRLSALDDATLHAILARLPLRDAAATTALSRRWPRVFATLPRLSLTCATFNRRETLYEYRDGDEYCDDTNRWTYAIDGILDGRAAPIASFEVQIDFMDAYDDWFYDLFREICRSGGLRELSIWNTNSTDCYKVPSPVYNCPTLTSLELYSCRLRVPGSLRGLRAVRSLQLHEVVATDADIRRMISRCRDVERLVISDIRKARNIVIRASNLEKLEICSYRPLCISVKKALRLDSVKLSLSYGCAELNWSVHDNEDTDGDHSISEIEEMFGFEGMEEREHEQTDEIANMVTFLGGLGSAKTLSLNLETEYSKVLSKAKSTMPKRLLKKCQLLGLQKLTLTMDHNHEAVATLVSCLFNSSPNIKDLEIIDPLDIRYSDPLAAKFWEKQINAECVQNHLSSVTFFMSISLFKGRPCLGLPQFLVMNARVLKRMSIKYHRSNDKPKHADLLETVRE from the exons ATGGAGCAGACACAACCGGAAGCGAAGAGGGCAAGGCCCCCTTCTCCGCAAGCCCAAGCCGGTGAGCCCGAGGAGGACCGGCTCAGCGCGCTCGACGACGCCACCCTCCACGCCATCCTCGCCCGCCTCCCGCTACGCGACGCCGCAGCCACGACCGCGCTCTCACGCCGCTGGCCCCGCGTCTTCGCCACGCTGCCCCGCCTCAGCCTCACCTGCGCCACCTTCAACCGCCGCGAGACCCTCTACGAGTACAGGGACGGCGACGAGTACTGCGACGACACGAACCGCTGGACCTACGCCATCGACGGCATCCTCGACGGCCGCGCCGCTCCGATCGCCTCCTTTGAGGTCCAGATCGATTTCATGGACGCGTACGACGACTGGTTCTACGACTTGTTCCGCGAGATCTGCCGGAGCGGCGGTCTCCGGGAGCTCTCCATCTGGAACACCAACTCCACCGACTGCTACAAGGTGCCTTCCCCGGTGTACAACTGCCCGACGCTCACCTCGCTGGAGCTCTACTCCTGCAGGCTCCGGGTGCCAGGCAGTCTCCGCGGCCTGCGCGCCGTGCGGTCGCTCCAGCTCCACGAAGTGGTCGCTACGGACGCCGACATCCGGCGAATGATCTCGCGGTGCCGGGACGTGGAGCGGCTGGTGATCAGCGACATCCGCAAGGCTAGGAACATCGTTATACGCGCGTCGAACCTCGAAAAGCTGGAGATTTGCTCGTATCGCCCGCTATGCATCTCGGTAAAGAAGGCGCTGCGCCTTGACTCTGTAAAGCTGAGCCTCTCCTACGGCTGCGCTGAGCTCAATTGGAGCGTCCACGACAATGAGGACACCGATGGAGACCACTCAATTTCCGAGATTGAAGAAATGTTTGGGTTtgaggggatggaggagagggagcacgAGCAGACGGACGAGATAGCGAACATGGTGACGTTTCTCGGTGGACTCGGTAGCGCCAAGACACTCTCGTTGAACTTGGAGACTGAATATTCCAAG GTCTTGAGCAAGGCCAAAAGTACAATGCCGAAGAGGTTGCTCAAGAAATGCCAATTGCTTGGATTGCAGAAGCTTACTCTTACTATGGATCACAATCATGAAGCCGTTGCCACACTAGTTTCATGCCTTTTCAACAGTTCTCCCAACATTAAGGATCTGGAGATCATT GATCCTCTTGATATCCGCTATTCTGACCCCTTAGCTGCAAAGTTTTGGGAGAAGCAGATAAATGCAGAATGTGTTCAGAATCACTTGTCAAGTGTCACCTTCTTCATGTCAATATCGCTCTTCAAAGGTCGCCCTTGCTTGGGCCTTCCTCAGTTTCTAGTGATGAACGCGAGGGTTCTGAAGAGAATGAGCATCAAGTATCATCGGTCCAATGACAAGCCTAAGCATGCAGACTTGCTTGAAACAGTCCGAGAGTGA